TATCAAGGAGCTGGTCTACGAAAAAGGTTATCGCCTCGGAAAAGCGAGTGAAATAGTCAAGGGCGTTCTGCGCAATAGTGAAACTGACCATAAAACGACTGAAATTCTGAAGCTGCAGAAACAGATCGGTCAGGAGAAGAATCGTCATGGAGTGGTTGACGAACGCCGCATGGTGCTGCTGAAAGAGATAAAAGAGGAGATTGAGGATATTCTTCATTTACTCGGCTAAAACAAAAAAACCGGCTTTTGACCGGTTTTTTTGTTTTCCCTGATTTCGTGCTTATTGAGCGTAGAGCACTTCAAACTGTCCGGTACCGCCCTTGCAAACATGCTCGACCCAGCGGCCATAAGCGCCACCGCTCCAGCGATATTCTTCAAGGTTCTGGGAACGGAACTGAGGTGCTGCATAACGGACTTTGTATCCCTTTGGCAGTACAACTTTCAACTGGGCATCGACGGTAAAGTCGTTGAATTTTCCTACCATTCCGTGGTGTACCAGCGGGATGAGCGGGTGGTTCAGGATTCTGCGAAGACCACCGCCGGCATCGACCGATACGCCGGGGAAATCACCATCAACCTTAACCTCAATACCCTGAGAGTCAGAACGGAAGCCAGCTTCAACTGATGCAGGCCGATTCAGTTTGTCAGCAGGGAAGAGTTCTGCCCAGCGAGCAATAGAATCGACAATACCGGAACCGCCATGAGAGAAACGCCATCTTGTAACACCAACAGGTCCTTTTTCTCCGCTCTGGGTGCCGATGCTGTTGACCTCGATTTTTGAAATTCTCTGACCACCTTCATTCAGGGCGGTAAAAGCAGGTCCGATAAACCAGAACTCGCGAATCCAGTCGTTGAAGGTGCCAGTTGACTGAAGCGCCCGAAGGGTGCCTTCCCAAGTGTCGATAACATCGGGATTGTCAAGCGGAACTTTCATGATAATGTCATGGAACTGACGCCCCTGCATGTAGATCGGGTTCGGGACATTTCTTTTGACTGCGTCGGAGCGATAGTAGAAGAGATTGACAACAGAGCCTTCAAAGGAGAACGAGTGAGAGAAGTCGCCTACGGATACAGAGCCTTCACCGACGCAGATTCTTCTTTCCTTGGTTTCATTGGCAATATCAGCCTCTACAACCAACTTGCTTTTTGTGCTGTCTACAATTGACTCAATAACAGCCGAAAACCTGACGAACCCCTTTGCGGGATCGAGAGGTTTTACATTGATCTTGATGTTACAGTCAGCCGGTAACAAGGGAAGTGCCGGCGGTACATTAACCTTCGCCCGACATTTTACCTTGCCCCATGAGCTCGAACCGCCCTCGAGAACGATTTCGTAATCTGAGTGTGCGGTAGTGGTGTCTTTTGTGCCGAAAAGAGCCATAATGAGTTCTCCTTTTTCTAATGGCGTTGAAATTGGATATTTTCAGGAAAAAATTTCATGGAGATTATTCCTGTTAAGTAACAGAGTGGAAGAAATTTAAAGAATAAAAATCAATAAATAAAGTAAAATGTGTTGCTCTTGGTTATCTGGTTGCCAGAAATAGTATTTAGTGCCGATAGTTTTTCCGTTTATCTGAATTTTTTTTGTTTTTTTTCGTCAATTTAGAATCTTTTTATCGTTTTGATGAGT
The DNA window shown above is from Pelodictyon phaeoclathratiforme BU-1 and carries:
- a CDS encoding MerR family transcriptional regulator codes for the protein MAFDAIKNYYSIGEVAKIAGVPAYLLRYWEGFFNELTPARDTRGNRRYTNRDIAMVLNIKELVYEKGYRLGKASEIVKGVLRNSETDHKTTEILKLQKQIGQEKNRHGVVDERRMVLLKEIKEEIEDILHLLG
- a CDS encoding bacteriochlorophyll a protein; its protein translation is MALFGTKDTTTAHSDYEIVLEGGSSSWGKVKCRAKVNVPPALPLLPADCNIKINVKPLDPAKGFVRFSAVIESIVDSTKSKLVVEADIANETKERRICVGEGSVSVGDFSHSFSFEGSVVNLFYYRSDAVKRNVPNPIYMQGRQFHDIIMKVPLDNPDVIDTWEGTLRALQSTGTFNDWIREFWFIGPAFTALNEGGQRISKIEVNSIGTQSGEKGPVGVTRWRFSHGGSGIVDSIARWAELFPADKLNRPASVEAGFRSDSQGIEVKVDGDFPGVSVDAGGGLRRILNHPLIPLVHHGMVGKFNDFTVDAQLKVVLPKGYKVRYAAPQFRSQNLEEYRWSGGAYGRWVEHVCKGGTGQFEVLYAQ